A genomic stretch from Serratia entomophila includes:
- a CDS encoding mechanosensitive ion channel family protein — MQQQITRWLEQFGLEFGGMMSLLMVLGLILLISVVIHLVLHRVVLAAIQRRGRQSQRVWQQAITQYKLFQRMALLLQGVIINVQAMLWLQAGSQTQAVIATAAQVWILAFALLSLFSLLDTLLAMLRQNPISNQLPLRGIFQGLKLVAAILIGIMIVSLLMGKSPLLLLSGLGAMTAVLMLVFKDPILGLVAGIQLSANDMLKIGDWLEMPKYGADGAVTDIGLTTVKVKNWDNTVTTIPTYALISDSFKNWRSMSESGGRRIKRSINIDTASVHFLSDEERLRLKRNPLLQSYLNDKDQELSQHNRQIEVDLASPLNGRRLTNLGTLRAYLTAYLRAHPRIHQNMTLMVRQLAPTPEGLPLEIYAFTNTTAWAEYESIQADIFDHILAVIGEFDLRVHQTPTGNDMRSMLQPA, encoded by the coding sequence ATGCAACAACAGATAACGCGTTGGCTGGAACAGTTTGGGCTGGAATTCGGCGGAATGATGTCTCTACTGATGGTGCTGGGGCTGATCCTGCTGATTTCCGTAGTGATCCACCTGGTGCTGCACCGCGTGGTGCTGGCCGCCATTCAGCGGCGCGGCCGGCAGTCGCAGCGCGTCTGGCAGCAGGCCATCACCCAGTACAAGCTGTTCCAGCGCATGGCGCTGTTGCTGCAAGGGGTAATCATCAACGTGCAGGCGATGCTGTGGCTGCAGGCCGGCAGCCAAACGCAGGCGGTGATCGCCACCGCCGCGCAGGTGTGGATCCTCGCCTTCGCGCTGCTGTCGCTGTTTTCTTTGCTGGATACCCTGCTGGCGATGCTGCGCCAGAATCCCATTTCCAACCAGCTGCCGCTGCGCGGTATTTTCCAGGGGCTGAAGCTGGTGGCGGCGATCCTGATCGGCATCATGATCGTCTCGCTGCTGATGGGAAAATCGCCGCTGCTGCTGCTCAGCGGCCTTGGCGCCATGACCGCGGTGCTGATGTTGGTGTTCAAAGACCCGATCCTCGGGTTGGTGGCGGGCATTCAGCTTTCCGCCAACGACATGCTGAAAATCGGCGACTGGCTGGAAATGCCGAAATATGGCGCGGACGGGGCGGTGACTGACATTGGCCTGACCACCGTCAAGGTCAAAAACTGGGACAACACCGTCACCACCATTCCCACTTACGCGCTGATTTCCGACTCATTCAAAAACTGGCGTTCGATGTCCGAATCCGGCGGGCGGCGCATCAAGCGCAGCATCAATATCGATACCGCCAGCGTGCATTTCCTGTCGGATGAAGAACGGCTGCGTTTGAAGCGCAACCCGCTGCTGCAAAGCTATCTGAACGATAAAGACCAGGAGCTGAGCCAGCATAACCGACAAATTGAGGTGGACCTGGCTTCGCCGCTCAACGGCCGCCGCCTGACCAACCTCGGCACCCTGCGTGCCTATTTGACGGCTTATCTGCGCGCTCATCCGCGCATTCACCAGAATATGACCCTGATGGTGCGCCAGCTGGCGCCGACGCCGGAAGGCCTGCCGCTGGAAATTTACGCCTTCACCAACACCACAGCCTGGGCGGAATACGAAAGCATTCAGGCGGATATCTTCGATCATATTCTGGCGGTGATTGGCGAATTCGATCTGCGCGTTCACCAAACGCCGACCGGCAACGACATGCGCAGCATGCTGCAGCCGGCATAG
- the malZ gene encoding maltodextrin glucosidase produces the protein MLNAWHQPVPPFVVKKGQRLDITLWLQGDEFPEQVFLRAEPDNEEWLLIMKAQRVDGMRRYQASLTLNEGEPTRRYCFKLLWADRQQWFGPEGWSLTPPGQLAQFAVDEPDHSPAWVADQLFYQIFPDRFASSGGEHGIQSGSYRHHAAGAEVVRRDWQHPLEEHHAASTFYGGDLDGISRQLPYLQQLGVTALYLNPIFTAPSVHKYDTEDYYQVDPHFGGNAALQRLRVSTHKVGMKLVLDGVFNHTGDSHPWFDRHRQGENGACHHPESPYRGWFNFYPDGRALDWKGNASLPKLNFAEPQVAEAIYRGDGSVVRHWLRPPYSIDGWRLDVVHMLGENGGATGNLQHLAGIYQAVKQENPQAYVLGEHFGDARRWLHAGVEDAAMNYMGFALPVRAFLAGVDVAYHPVQLDAGGCAQWMDGYRAGLPHGRQLIQFNQLDSHDTARFLTLLQGNQARMRMAAVWLLSWIGVPCLYYGDEIGLDGGNDPFCRKPFPWDESQWDRSLLALFQRMAALRKQSLALRRGACQVLRADGETLVFVRVYQQEQVLVALQRDGSGEAALPHSPLLAEGKWRRLEGDGELNERHDGISLRLAAESVTLWRREG, from the coding sequence ATGCTTAACGCCTGGCATCAACCGGTCCCGCCTTTCGTGGTGAAGAAGGGGCAACGTCTGGATATCACGCTGTGGTTACAGGGTGATGAATTCCCCGAGCAGGTGTTTTTGCGCGCCGAGCCGGATAACGAAGAGTGGCTGCTGATCATGAAGGCGCAGCGGGTTGACGGCATGCGCCGCTACCAGGCCAGCCTGACGCTGAATGAGGGGGAACCGACCCGGCGCTACTGCTTCAAGCTGCTGTGGGCCGATCGCCAACAATGGTTCGGCCCCGAGGGCTGGTCGCTGACGCCGCCGGGCCAGCTGGCGCAATTTGCGGTCGACGAACCCGACCACAGCCCCGCCTGGGTGGCGGACCAGCTGTTCTACCAGATTTTCCCCGATCGCTTTGCCAGCAGCGGCGGCGAGCATGGCATCCAAAGCGGCAGTTACCGCCATCATGCGGCGGGTGCAGAAGTCGTGCGCCGCGACTGGCAGCATCCGTTGGAAGAGCACCATGCCGCTTCTACGTTCTACGGCGGCGATCTGGACGGCATCAGCCGGCAGCTGCCGTACCTGCAGCAGTTGGGCGTGACGGCGCTGTACCTGAACCCGATCTTTACCGCACCGAGCGTGCATAAGTACGACACCGAGGACTATTACCAGGTCGATCCCCATTTTGGCGGCAATGCGGCGCTGCAGCGTTTGCGAGTGAGCACTCACAAGGTAGGGATGAAACTGGTGCTCGACGGGGTGTTTAACCATACCGGCGATTCGCATCCGTGGTTCGATCGGCACCGGCAAGGCGAAAACGGCGCCTGTCATCACCCGGAGTCCCCGTACCGCGGCTGGTTTAATTTCTACCCGGACGGCCGCGCGCTGGACTGGAAGGGCAACGCCAGCCTGCCAAAGCTCAACTTCGCCGAACCGCAGGTGGCGGAGGCGATTTATCGCGGCGACGGCAGCGTGGTGCGCCATTGGTTGCGCCCGCCGTACAGCATCGACGGCTGGCGGTTGGACGTAGTGCATATGCTGGGAGAGAACGGCGGCGCTACCGGCAACCTGCAGCACCTGGCGGGCATCTACCAGGCGGTAAAACAGGAAAACCCGCAGGCCTATGTGCTGGGTGAACATTTTGGCGACGCACGCCGCTGGCTGCACGCCGGCGTCGAAGATGCGGCGATGAATTACATGGGGTTTGCGCTGCCGGTGCGCGCTTTTCTGGCTGGGGTGGACGTGGCGTATCATCCGGTGCAACTGGACGCCGGCGGCTGCGCGCAGTGGATGGACGGCTATCGGGCCGGCCTGCCGCACGGGCGCCAGCTGATTCAGTTCAACCAGTTGGACAGCCATGACACGGCGCGCTTTCTGACCCTGCTGCAGGGCAATCAGGCGCGCATGCGCATGGCGGCGGTGTGGCTGCTGAGCTGGATTGGCGTTCCCTGCCTGTATTACGGCGACGAAATCGGCCTGGACGGCGGCAACGATCCCTTCTGCCGCAAGCCCTTCCCCTGGGATGAAAGCCAGTGGGATCGCTCGTTGCTGGCGCTGTTCCAGCGGATGGCGGCGCTGCGCAAACAGAGCCTGGCGCTGCGGCGCGGCGCCTGCCAGGTGCTGCGCGCCGACGGCGAAACGCTGGTGTTTGTGCGCGTCTATCAGCAAGAGCAGGTGTTGGTGGCGCTGCAGCGCGACGGCAGCGGCGAGGCGGCGCTGCCGCACAGCCCGCTGCTGGCGGAAGGCAAATGGCGGCGGCTGGAAGGGGACGGCGAGCTGAACGAGCGGCACGATGGCATTAGCCTGCGGCTGGCGGCGGAGTCGGTTACCCTGTGGCGGCGTGAAGGGTAA